In one window of Gammaproteobacteria bacterium DNA:
- a CDS encoding VWA domain-containing protein: MTKFRHKIWMFALGLLLPGLSSLPASADDTEVLFSAGTKPNVLFILDSSGSMVTHDESGFSRLQRMKDALHSLISTSENMNISMMQFNTDGGTVIYPFSDLNTTVAAHTINGLSRSVIEFTDDAVESSSGSVSSLDKETLPIKDAKTIGLRFNNITIPKDHAITAAHLVLTAKDYHEGTANAEITAQDSANPVKFARVDDNISGRTSTTASVVWNFSTWNLNSQYTSPDITSIITELVTRSDWASGNSMVIKLRHTQGTRKAYAQYDWAGTPPKLVIQTAAITMPERTAGEAILDTIDLIHPAGSTPIVNALYEGVRYLMGETVDIGLSRGDTSSWSKRFARLSHPGSYTNGVPKVVSTCNSYDLNSKTCYAEEILNEGVNSPTYISPISETCQADNNFVILLTDGQATGNNPKETAIESLTGGTCSGSGDNRCGTTIARFIRTGDLRTDITSATNSGKLYTIGFNHTDTWLESLANDNNGGGGYHTASTSAGLLTTFNTIFANILDVNTTFTAAGISVNSFNKLTHNNELYFSLFKPSKQTQWDGNLKRYELNNSGKIVDSAGNLAVNDSTGYFNADSRSFWSTLDDGDEVGNGGVASNLEGTSRKVYTYLGSSRTLSNTSNLVETNNSNLTKAMFGLAADATTAELTELINFTRGLNTAGTNSRLQLFDPLHSIAFTVTYGSDASTAENLVFFGDNQGMLHAIDSSDGKEKWAFIPQELLGKQATLMANGEHTTSGHVYGLDGNITGSVIDGKKYLYVGMRRGGRSYYAFDITSQTEPKLVWQITGGDGNFKELGQSWSKPIKTKVKIGSTIKDVLIFAGGYDEAQDNKLIRSADSMGRAIYIVDAVTGARLWWASGSSIRDASNSFATERLSDMLYSFASDIKVIDLDDDGLADQMYVGDTGGQLWRFDITNGNGASTLIDGLVLADINGDTAATNRRFYHTPDLSMFDDETLAVAIGSGYQAHPLNTTIEDNFYLIKTPMAVPSSYNSLQHSPLNLMNVTSSDDSNDVFTAIDHSVLITKNGWYIELKANQGEKVLAPSRTAENEIWFTTFEPKPQTIACTVVPGLSRLYRVNYFDGSPAYDDTIPDSSAQACSDSGVDCSIDDRSIELKTPSLPTEPVILKIHGKKMIAVGREIQQFGIVDATTIYWTDN; this comes from the coding sequence ATGACCAAATTTCGACATAAAATATGGATGTTTGCTCTGGGATTACTTCTGCCAGGATTGTCATCGCTGCCGGCAAGCGCCGACGATACCGAAGTATTATTTTCTGCTGGCACCAAACCTAACGTTTTGTTCATTCTTGATAGCTCAGGCTCAATGGTGACTCATGATGAGAGTGGGTTTTCTCGATTACAACGGATGAAAGACGCGTTGCACTCATTGATTAGCACCTCAGAAAACATGAATATTTCAATGATGCAATTTAACACGGATGGTGGCACTGTTATTTACCCGTTCAGTGATTTAAATACAACGGTGGCGGCTCACACGATTAATGGGCTATCTCGCAGTGTGATTGAGTTTACCGATGATGCCGTCGAGTCAAGCTCGGGCAGTGTCTCTTCTTTAGATAAAGAGACACTGCCCATAAAAGACGCCAAGACAATAGGTTTACGGTTTAACAACATTACTATTCCCAAAGATCATGCTATCACAGCTGCCCACCTTGTGCTGACAGCAAAAGATTACCACGAGGGCACTGCTAATGCCGAGATTACAGCACAAGACAGTGCTAATCCGGTAAAATTTGCAAGGGTTGATGATAATATTAGCGGCCGCACATCAACAACGGCATCGGTCGTATGGAATTTTTCTACTTGGAACTTAAACTCCCAATACACATCCCCTGATATAACGTCAATCATTACCGAATTAGTCACCCGTAGCGATTGGGCTAGTGGCAACAGCATGGTGATAAAGTTAAGACATACCCAAGGCACCAGAAAAGCTTATGCTCAATATGACTGGGCTGGCACCCCGCCAAAACTCGTTATCCAAACAGCCGCCATCACGATGCCAGAAAGGACCGCTGGAGAGGCAATACTTGATACAATAGATCTAATTCACCCCGCTGGCTCAACGCCAATTGTCAACGCCTTGTATGAAGGTGTTCGCTACCTTATGGGGGAAACCGTCGATATTGGCTTATCACGCGGCGATACTTCGTCTTGGTCTAAACGATTTGCCCGACTCTCCCACCCAGGTTCATATACCAATGGTGTTCCTAAGGTGGTTTCTACTTGTAATAGCTATGATCTGAACTCAAAGACCTGCTACGCAGAAGAAATCCTCAACGAGGGAGTCAATAGCCCGACCTATATTTCGCCAATCTCCGAGACCTGTCAGGCCGATAATAACTTTGTGATATTACTGACCGATGGTCAGGCAACAGGTAATAACCCAAAAGAAACTGCGATTGAGAGTTTAACGGGTGGCACCTGCTCTGGTAGTGGCGACAATAGGTGTGGCACTACGATAGCACGCTTTATTCGGACCGGTGATTTACGCACAGATATAACCTCAGCGACTAACAGCGGTAAACTTTATACTATCGGCTTTAACCACACTGATACCTGGCTTGAGAGTCTCGCCAATGATAACAACGGCGGTGGCGGTTACCACACAGCCAGTACATCAGCAGGGCTGCTAACAACTTTTAATACTATTTTCGCCAATATTCTCGATGTTAATACAACTTTTACTGCAGCGGGGATCTCGGTCAATAGTTTCAACAAACTAACTCATAATAATGAATTGTACTTTTCCTTGTTCAAACCAAGCAAACAGACTCAATGGGATGGTAATTTAAAACGTTACGAGTTAAATAACTCAGGGAAAATAGTTGATTCAGCTGGCAACTTAGCGGTCAACGATAGTACGGGATATTTCAACGCCGACTCAAGAAGCTTTTGGTCGACCCTCGATGATGGTGACGAAGTAGGGAATGGCGGTGTTGCAAGCAACCTCGAAGGCACCAGTCGAAAAGTATATACCTACCTTGGCAGCAGTCGCACACTGTCAAACACCAGTAACCTAGTAGAAACAAATAATAGCAATTTAACCAAGGCGATGTTTGGTTTAGCAGCTGACGCAACAACTGCTGAGCTAACAGAACTCATTAATTTTACCCGTGGTTTAAACACCGCTGGCACAAATAGCCGCCTGCAACTATTTGACCCGCTCCACTCCATTGCATTTACTGTCACCTATGGTAGTGACGCTTCAACCGCTGAAAATTTAGTTTTTTTTGGCGATAATCAAGGCATGCTCCATGCGATTGATAGCAGTGATGGCAAAGAGAAATGGGCTTTTATTCCACAAGAGTTATTAGGTAAGCAAGCAACATTAATGGCCAACGGCGAGCATACCACCAGCGGTCATGTTTATGGTCTAGACGGTAATATCACCGGCTCAGTTATCGATGGTAAAAAATACCTTTATGTTGGCATGCGCCGCGGCGGACGCAGTTATTATGCGTTTGATATCACCAGCCAAACTGAACCTAAGTTGGTGTGGCAAATTACCGGTGGTGACGGTAATTTTAAAGAGCTTGGCCAAAGCTGGTCAAAGCCAATCAAAACGAAAGTAAAAATCGGCAGCACCATTAAAGATGTGTTAATTTTTGCTGGGGGTTACGACGAAGCGCAAGACAACAAACTAATCCGCTCTGCTGACTCTATGGGCCGCGCTATATACATTGTCGATGCAGTAACGGGTGCCAGATTATGGTGGGCTAGTGGTAGCAGTATTAGAGACGCCAGCAATAGTTTTGCGACCGAACGACTAAGCGATATGTTGTACAGCTTTGCTTCAGACATTAAGGTTATTGACCTTGATGACGACGGTTTGGCCGATCAAATGTATGTCGGCGATACCGGCGGGCAGTTATGGCGCTTTGATATTACTAATGGCAATGGTGCATCAACACTGATTGATGGGTTAGTACTTGCTGATATCAATGGCGACACAGCGGCGACCAATCGGCGTTTTTATCATACCCCTGATCTCTCAATGTTCGACGATGAGACCTTGGCTGTTGCGATAGGATCTGGTTATCAGGCCCACCCATTAAATACCACAATTGAAGACAATTTCTATTTGATAAAAACGCCGATGGCCGTACCATCAAGCTACAATAGTCTGCAGCACAGTCCGCTCAACTTAATGAACGTAACCAGCAGTGACGACAGCAACGACGTATTCACCGCTATCGATCACAGCGTTTTAATCACCAAAAATGGTTGGTATATCGAATTAAAAGCCAATCAAGGTGAAAAGGTGTTAGCACCAAGTCGGACTGCTGAAAATGAAATTTGGTTTACGACGTTCGAACCAAAACCTCAAACCATCGCCTGTACTGTAGTGCCCGGTTTATCAAGGTTATATCGAGTTAATTATTTTGATGGCTCTCCCGCGTATGACGACACCATACCTGACTCTTCAGCTCAAGCATGCAGTGATAGTGGCGTTGATTGCTCTATAGATGACAGATCGATAGAGCTAAAAACCCCGTCGTTACCGACCGAACCCGTAATTTTAAAAATTCACGGTAAAAAGATGATCGCAGTTGGAAGAGAAATTCAGCAATTTGGAATTGTTGATGCAACCACCATTTACTGGACAGATAATTAA
- a CDS encoding PilW family protein codes for MTKKHQYQNSMLQQGFSLIELMIALTLSTVVIGSVFSAFFNAKQTDRLAHSLSRLQESGRFSLDYLAREIRMTGYLGCATAAGVNLNINAVNAPAGGLLGNELIGYEAPATSWWSTTQYDISGTLEIRTPKLGSDIINIKRATRIDGTLTGNLTQNNANITTSGDVTEYVQNNDLVLISDCVNADLFAATNVTITSGETLIVHAVGTDGNTVPQLANIYDDQASLYQFSSISYFVSDTGRDNSRGEPIYALYQANETFDAAEFNSQEIVEGVESMQILYGERSTNGNIDFVKASDVGTWADVTTIKIALMLTSNDSVRQSYDTNSYELLDVTSANTNAGSTASVNTHSEDKRLRQIFTSSTVLRNR; via the coding sequence ATGACAAAAAAACACCAATACCAGAATAGTATGCTGCAACAGGGATTCAGTTTAATTGAATTAATGATTGCGCTAACGCTTAGTACAGTGGTTATTGGCAGTGTCTTTTCTGCTTTTTTTAATGCTAAGCAAACCGATCGCTTAGCGCACTCTTTATCGCGTTTACAGGAAAGTGGCCGCTTTAGTCTTGATTACCTCGCCCGTGAGATACGGATGACTGGTTACCTCGGCTGCGCCACCGCAGCGGGGGTCAATCTAAATATTAATGCCGTCAACGCGCCAGCAGGCGGCTTGTTAGGTAATGAGCTAATAGGTTACGAAGCTCCAGCGACCAGTTGGTGGAGTACAACTCAATACGATATTAGTGGCACCCTTGAGATCCGTACACCAAAGCTGGGCAGTGATATTATTAATATTAAACGCGCCACGCGGATCGACGGCACATTAACCGGCAATTTAACCCAAAATAATGCCAACATAACGACTTCTGGTGATGTTACTGAGTATGTTCAAAACAATGATCTGGTATTAATCTCAGACTGTGTCAACGCCGACTTGTTTGCCGCCACCAATGTCACCATTACCAGTGGAGAAACACTGATTGTTCATGCTGTAGGAACTGATGGCAACACTGTTCCACAGCTTGCTAACATTTACGATGACCAAGCCAGCCTCTATCAATTTAGCTCAATCAGCTACTTTGTTTCTGATACTGGCCGTGACAATAGTCGTGGCGAGCCGATATATGCGCTCTATCAAGCCAATGAAACCTTTGACGCCGCCGAGTTTAACAGCCAAGAAATTGTTGAAGGGGTCGAGAGCATGCAAATTCTGTATGGCGAGCGCAGCACCAACGGTAACATTGATTTTGTTAAAGCAAGCGATGTTGGCACATGGGCTGATGTCACGACGATAAAGATAGCATTAATGCTCACCAGCAATGATAGTGTTAGGCAGTCTTACGATACCAATAGCTATGAACTGCTCGATGTGACTAGTGCTAATACCAATGCTGGCTCTACTGCCAGTGTAAACACTCACAGTGAAGACAAGCGGCTGCGTCAAATATTCACCAGCAGTACCGTGCTCAGGAATAGGTGA
- the pilV gene encoding type IV pilus modification protein PilV, with protein sequence MRLANSSPRFTTGQLRSLGFSLLEVLIAVSILAVAMLGIAAMQLMSIKDNRDAYFRSQAVLLSQDMAERMRSNKSQISAYNGINTNTSYSDPGCSPCTPTQIVSLDKYEWSKKIKSTTNMTQLIPSAQGTVTESAGIYTISVSWQADAATASTYSIRLAI encoded by the coding sequence ATGCGGCTAGCAAATTCCTCACCAAGATTTACCACGGGACAACTACGTTCATTGGGTTTTAGCTTACTTGAGGTGCTCATTGCTGTCTCTATTTTAGCGGTCGCAATGCTGGGCATTGCAGCCATGCAATTGATGAGTATAAAAGATAATCGTGACGCCTATTTTCGCTCGCAAGCCGTTTTATTAAGCCAAGACATGGCCGAACGTATGCGCAGTAATAAATCGCAAATATCAGCCTACAATGGTATCAATACTAACACCAGTTACAGTGACCCAGGCTGTTCGCCATGTACACCGACCCAGATTGTGAGCCTTGATAAATATGAATGGAGCAAAAAAATAAAATCCACGACTAATATGACACAATTAATCCCCAGCGCCCAAGGCACTGTAACTGAGTCGGCTGGTATTTATACCATCTCAGTTAGCTGGCAAGCTGACGCTGCCACGGCCAGCACTTATAGCATCCGACTCGCGATATAG